The region GCAGGACAGCCCGATCGGCCGCCTGCGGCGGACGTCGATCTCGGGCGCCATCGACTTCGGAGCGAAACTGCTGGATCAGACCGGCGTCGAGCCGATCCGACGGGTGATCGACATCTCGGGCGATGGCCCCAACAGCAGCGGAAGGGGCGTCGTGGCGGTCCGCGACGAGGCCGTCGCGAAGGGAATCACCATCAATGGGCTTCCCATCATGCTCAAGCGCCCGACCGGCTTCGGCGACATGGAGAACCTCGATCTCTACTACAAGACCTGCGTCATCGGCGGACAGGGCGCCTTCCTCGTCCCCGTGCGGGAGCGGCAGCAATTCGCCGACGCGATCCGCACGAAGATCATCCGCGAGATCGCAGCCCTTCCGACGCCGTCCCTGATCCGGGAGGCCCAGGCGGAGCCGCCCGTCAGCTGCCAGGACGGGGAGCGGGGAACGTATCGCTGGGACCGGAACTGACGTCACGGGCCGGTCGGCCCCGTATAAGGGGCATGAACACGTCTCAGGCCAAGCTCATTCCAGGGTGATGTTGGCCGTCCTGATCACCTTCTCCCACTTGCTGCCCTCCTCCTGCATGTAGGCGGCCATCTCGGCGGGAGAGCTCTGGAGCACGTCGATGCCGGCGCCGACCAGCTTGTCGCGGATCTCCGCATTGCCGATCACGCTGCGATAGGTGGCGTTGAGCTTGGCGACGATCTCGGACGGGGTGCCGGCCGGCGCGACGAAGCCCTGCCAGGCCCAGGCCTCGAAGCCCGGCTGATTCGCCGCCACCGGCGGAACGCCGGGAAGGCCGGCGAATTCCTTCGGCGAAGCGACCGCGATCGCCTGGATCGGGCCGGACAGCTGCGAGCGGGCCGTGGCGAAATCGATGAACATCATGTCCACCTGCCCGGCCACCAGATCCTGCACGGCCGGCGCGGCGCCCCGGTACGGCACGTGGGTGAGCTTGATCCCGGCTCCTTGACCCAGCAGCTCCGTGGCAAGGTGGAACGGGCTGCCCAGTCCTGGCGTCGCATAGTTGATGCGGCCGGGATTCTTCTTTGCCTCGGCCACGAGTTCCTGGACCGATTTCACCGGCAGCTTGTTCGTATTGACGAGGAGCACCAGGGCAAAGCGCCCGGTCAGGGAAATCGGGGTAAAATCCTTGTACGGGTCGAAGGACAGCTTCCGGTAAAGGGTCCGGTTCGTCGCGAAGGTCGCCGTATCGCCCAGGAGCAGCGTATAGCCGTCGGGCTCCGCCCGCGCGACCGTATCGGCTCCGATATTGGTGCCGGCGCCGGGCTTGTTCTCGATGACGAATTGCTGGCCGAGCTTCTCGCCCATGGCGCCGAAGACGAGGCGGGCGAAGAAATCCGTTCCGCCGCCGGCCGCATAGGGCACGATCACCCGCACGGGACGGGCGGGATAAGCGGTTTGCGCGAAGCCCGGCCAGGGCGCCAGGGCCGCGGCGGCGGATCCGGCGGCCAGGGTCTTGAGGAGGGTGCGGCGGATCGGATTCATGGCGTTCTCCCAGGGATTGGTCCCGTTTTCAGGACTTGTTCGACCGGCCGGAGATAGCGTGGCCCTTGGCGGCCACAAGGCCGACCTAAGTTGAGGCTCCGTGTGCGGTCGGCTCAGTTTTTTGCCGCTCCGCCTGAACATGGCGGCACGACCTGCATTCTCCTCTTGAGCACGCAAAGCTTCGCCAAGACAGGAGATCATCCATGGGCGTGAAAAAAGAAGAAGACGAACTGGTCGATGCCGGCTCGGAATATTCCTTCCCGGCCAGCGACCCGCCCTCTTATATGGGCGGATCGGCCGTCGCCGGCCCTCCCCCGCAGAAGGAGCCCGCGCGGGAGCCCGTCAACACCACCGTGTCCAATCCGGACGAGGTGAAGCCCGCAGGCGACGCCCCGGAGGGCACCGATCCCGCCCAGGTGGGCAAGGCGCCCAAGCGGCCGTCCGGCGGCAACAATCCTTAGACCTCTTCCCGCGCCCTTCTCCGGCATGGCCTTGTGACAGGACATGCCGGAGATTGCGGCAGGAGCTTCCATTCGATTGCCGGATCTTTCATCCTGCCTTCATCTTGGCAGTGGCATCTGCCCTGAGTGACCCTAAAATGGTCCGTGATCCCCTCCGGGATCGACGAAGGATTTCGAGAACTGGCCCTGCCGGGCCGCCTCAAGGAAGTGATCTGCACCGATGGTGACCACCCGCATTCCGACGACACCGTTTTCCGACCAGCGTCCCGGCACGTCCGGCCTGCGCAAGAAGGTCACCGTCTTCCAGCAGCCTCGGTATGTGGAAAACTTCATCCAGTCGATCTTCGACACCGTCGAGGACAAGGACGGCTCGACCCTGGTCATCGGCGGCGACGGGCGCTTCTTCAACGAATCCGTCGTTCAGATCGCGATCAAGATGGCGGCGGCGAACGGCTTCGGCCGCGTTCTCGTCGGCCAGAAGGGCCTTCTGTCCACGCCGGCCGCCTCCTGCGTGATCCGCAAGCACAAGGCCATCGGCGGCCTCGTGCTCTCTGCGAGCCACAACCCCGGCGGGCCGGACGGCGATTTCGGCATCAAGTTCAACATGTCCCACGGCGGCCCCGCGCCGGAATCCTTTACGGAAGCTGTGTTCAAGCGCGCCAGCGCGATCACCGAATACGAGATCGCCGATGTGGCCGATATCGACCTCGGTACGATCGGACAGAGCAAGGTCGACACCATGACGGTCGAGGTGATCGACCCCGTCGCCGATTACGCGGAGCTGATGGAGCGGCTGATCGATTTCGACGCCATCGCCGCCCTGTTCCGCTCCGGCTTCCGCATGCGCTTCGATGCGCTGAGCGCCATCACGGGGCCCTATGCGAAAACCATTCTCGAAGGCCGCCTCGGCGCGCCGGCCGGCACGGTGGTCAACGGCGAGCCGAAACCCGATTTCGGCGGCCACCATCCCGATCCGAACCCGGTCCACGCCCATGATCTCATGGAGCTGATGTACGGGCCCGACGCGCCCGATTTCGGCGCCGCCTCCGACGGCGACGGCGACCGCAACATGATCGTGGCAAAAGGCCTCTTCGTGACGCCGAGCGACAGCCTCGCCATCCTCACGAGCCATGCCCATCTTGCGCCCGGCTATGCCGGGGGACTTTCCGGCGTGGCCCGCTCCATGCCGACGAGCCGCGCAGCCGACCGAGTCGCGGCGAAGCTCGGCATCAACTGCTTCGAGACCCCCACGGGCTGGAAGTTCTTCGCCAATCTTCTGGACGCGGGCCTCATCACCCTGTGCGGCGAGGAGAGCGCCGGCACGGGCTCGAACCATATCCGCGAGAAGGACGGCCTCTGGGCGGTGCTGCTCTGGCTCAACATCCTGGCCGTCACCCGCAAACCGGCGGACCAGATCGTACGCGAACATTGGGCGACGTTCGGGCGCGACTACTACACCCGCCACGATTACGAGGAACTCGAGACGGCGCCAGCCAACGCGCTGATGGATGCGTTGCGGGCCAAGCTCCCCGGCCTGCCCGGCCAGCGTTTCGGCGACCTTACGGTCCAATCCTGCGACGACTTCGCCTATACGGATCCGGTCGACCAATCCGTGACGCCGAAGCAGGGCATCCGCATTCTGTTCGCGGAGGATGCCCGCGCCGTGTTCCGCCTATCGGGCACCGGCACGTCGGGCGCGACCCTGCGAGTCTATCTCGAACGCTTCGAGCCGAATGCCGACCGGCACGGCCTGTCGACGGCCGAGGTCCTGGCTCCCGTCGTCCGGGCGGCGAACGAGATTGCCGAGATTGCATCCCGCACGGGGCGCAACGAGCCCAGCGTCGTGACCTGACGGGCATCGGACCTTTAATACGTCTCCCAGAGGCCCGGCGTCGCCAGCTCCAGAAGATGGCCGTCGGGATCCCGGAAATAGACGCTGGTCCCGCCGCGGGACCACGTCGTCCTGCTCTCGACGGGGATGCCCTTCTCCTGAAGCCGGCTCTCCCACGCCGGCAGCTCGTCGGCTGAAACGGCGAATCCTATATGCAGCGGTCCCTGCCCGTCATGGCCAGGGATCGTCCCGCCGGGCGTGGACATATCCTCCCGCGACGCACCGCGCAGGAAGAGCAGCAGCACGCTTTTCCCACCGACGTCGAAGGCGCACATGCGCTGGTTGCCGAAAAGCACCTTCAGGCCGAGGGCTTCCTCATAGAAGGCTCGGGCACGCGACAAGTCGTCGACATACAGGGCCGTCTCTAGAACGGCATTGAGCGTCGGCATAGGGGGCATCGTACAAACCTCGTTGCCTGTATTTTGCTCACGGGCCCCCTTCCCATGTCCAGCGCGCCTTGGAAACAGCGCGGTTCAGAGCGGCGAAAAATTGGGCAATGATGCTGACCTTTTGGTCTTGAAACGGGCCGGCCGACCCCTTACTTCTTGCAATGCAACACGGCGATTGGCGTCGCAGCGTTGCTGCCCTTCTTGGGCGTTTCCTCCCTAAACTTCGGGCCGTTGGCAACAACGGCCTTTTTTCTTGCCTGAACCCCGAATGGCCCGAGGCTTCAGGACCGGAACATCCCGGAATCCCGAAGGTTTCTCCTGCAACGGAGCCCGGGAGAGTCAGATGTCCACCCGTTCAGACCATCATCACGCCGACATTCCTCCGACGCGGACCGTCGAGCCCATGGATGCGCCGCCGCTGACCGAAGGATCAACGACCGCGCAGCTGAAGGGCGACATCGACAGCGGCCGCACGGGCGACAAGACGCAAGTGTTCGATCCCGGCCTCTCTCCGCTCGGGACCGACGACGAGGCGGCCGGCACCCCTCCGACCCCGGAGCAGGTCGATCGCGCCCGTCATCAGGAATCGTCCGCGCGCTGGAAGGAGGGTGTGGACAAGGACAGCTATGCCCACCAGGATTCCCGCAAGGCCCTATACGCCTTCGTCGGCTTCATCGGCTTGGTGCTCGTCCTGTTCGTGGGTGCCGTTTCGATCTTCTGACCCGATGCGCTAAAGCGGCGCCACGCTGTCCCGGATCACCAGCTCCGTCTCCAGCCTGATCCGCTTGGGCGACGACCGGCCCTGGAGAAGATCGATCAGGGCCGATGCCGCCGCCTGCCCCAATTCCCGCCGTGGCTGGCGGATCGTGGTCAGCGCCGGCTCGGCCACCGCGGCGAATTCGATGTCGTCGAACCCCGCCACCGAGATGTCCGTCGGGATGCTGAGCCCAGCCGAGAAGAGAGTCCGCATCAGCCCGATGGCCATCTCGTCGCTGGTGCAGAACACGGCCGTCGGACGGTCCTGGCGCACCACGATGTCCTGCCCTGCCCGCATGCCGGACTCGATGGTGTAATCCCCAGCGATGAGGAGGCCCGGATCGAACGGGAGACCTGAGGCCGCCAGCCCGTCCTTGAAGCCCTGGAAGCGTTCGCGTTCGAGGATGTTGCCCGGGGGGCCGCTCACATAGGCGATGCTGCGATGGCCCAGAGACGCCAGATGCTGGGTCATCCGGGAGGCCGCAGCGCGGTTGTCGATCTCGATCTGGGGAATGTCGGCGCCGGGAATGCCCTCGCAGAGCGCCACGAGCGGGATCGTGATGCGGGCCGGGTTCCCCTCCCCTTCGCGGCTCTGCCCGAAGAGATGACCGTTCAGGAGGATCGCGCCATCCACGCGGCCCGCCGCCGTGAAGGCGGCGAAATGGGCCTCCTTCTCGGGCGAGCCATCGAGATCGCTGATGATCATGCCGTATCCGGCCTCGAAGAGGGTCTCCTCGATGCCGCGCAGGATCTTGGAGAAGAAGGTGTTTGCCAGATCCGGCAGAACGACCAGGACCATGTAGGTCTTCTGGGACCGTAAGGTGCGTGC is a window of Microvirga lotononidis DNA encoding:
- a CDS encoding DUF1194 domain-containing protein, with amino-acid sequence MGFRRLSMVAVLVAASLWLPASAARAETEVDVALVLAVDVSRSMDPDEQELQRQGFIEAFRSPQVHDAIKNGMVGRIIVTYFEWSGVDYQRVIVPWTIIDGPDAAVKFADGLQDSPIGRLRRTSISGAIDFGAKLLDQTGVEPIRRVIDISGDGPNSSGRGVVAVRDEAVAKGITINGLPIMLKRPTGFGDMENLDLYYKTCVIGGQGAFLVPVRERQQFADAIRTKIIREIAALPTPSLIREAQAEPPVSCQDGERGTYRWDRN
- a CDS encoding Bug family tripartite tricarboxylate transporter substrate binding protein — protein: MNPIRRTLLKTLAAGSAAAALAPWPGFAQTAYPARPVRVIVPYAAGGGTDFFARLVFGAMGEKLGQQFVIENKPGAGTNIGADTVARAEPDGYTLLLGDTATFATNRTLYRKLSFDPYKDFTPISLTGRFALVLLVNTNKLPVKSVQELVAEAKKNPGRINYATPGLGSPFHLATELLGQGAGIKLTHVPYRGAAPAVQDLVAGQVDMMFIDFATARSQLSGPIQAIAVASPKEFAGLPGVPPVAANQPGFEAWAWQGFVAPAGTPSEIVAKLNATYRSVIGNAEIRDKLVGAGIDVLQSSPAEMAAYMQEEGSKWEKVIRTANITLE
- a CDS encoding alpha-D-glucose phosphate-specific phosphoglucomutase, translated to MVTTRIPTTPFSDQRPGTSGLRKKVTVFQQPRYVENFIQSIFDTVEDKDGSTLVIGGDGRFFNESVVQIAIKMAAANGFGRVLVGQKGLLSTPAASCVIRKHKAIGGLVLSASHNPGGPDGDFGIKFNMSHGGPAPESFTEAVFKRASAITEYEIADVADIDLGTIGQSKVDTMTVEVIDPVADYAELMERLIDFDAIAALFRSGFRMRFDALSAITGPYAKTILEGRLGAPAGTVVNGEPKPDFGGHHPDPNPVHAHDLMELMYGPDAPDFGAASDGDGDRNMIVAKGLFVTPSDSLAILTSHAHLAPGYAGGLSGVARSMPTSRAADRVAAKLGINCFETPTGWKFFANLLDAGLITLCGEESAGTGSNHIREKDGLWAVLLWLNILAVTRKPADQIVREHWATFGRDYYTRHDYEELETAPANALMDALRAKLPGLPGQRFGDLTVQSCDDFAYTDPVDQSVTPKQGIRILFAEDARAVFRLSGTGTSGATLRVYLERFEPNADRHGLSTAEVLAPVVRAANEIAEIASRTGRNEPSVVT
- a CDS encoding VOC family protein encodes the protein MPTLNAVLETALYVDDLSRARAFYEEALGLKVLFGNQRMCAFDVGGKSVLLLFLRGASREDMSTPGGTIPGHDGQGPLHIGFAVSADELPAWESRLQEKGIPVESRTTWSRGGTSVYFRDPDGHLLELATPGLWETY
- a CDS encoding LacI family DNA-binding transcriptional regulator gives rise to the protein MDDIGHKDRPEHEGIVVRAARIQDVAKLADVSTATVSRALATPERVSPEARARVLEAIAKTGYVPNPAARTLRSQKTYMVLVVLPDLANTFFSKILRGIEETLFEAGYGMIISDLDGSPEKEAHFAAFTAAGRVDGAILLNGHLFGQSREGEGNPARITIPLVALCEGIPGADIPQIEIDNRAAASRMTQHLASLGHRSIAYVSGPPGNILERERFQGFKDGLAASGLPFDPGLLIAGDYTIESGMRAGQDIVVRQDRPTAVFCTSDEMAIGLMRTLFSAGLSIPTDISVAGFDDIEFAAVAEPALTTIRQPRRELGQAAASALIDLLQGRSSPKRIRLETELVIRDSVAPL